One genomic segment of Komagataella phaffii GS115 chromosome 4, complete sequence includes these proteins:
- a CDS encoding Beta subunit of geranylgeranyltransferase type I: protein MSLDASKHVKYFQLCLDMLPSRFEEEDSNKLAIVYFSLLGLLLLRDKQSEDIVNINREEKIEWIYKHYLPDKSGFRGSLLYDLQLNQPKDSTNSNEYDVPNMAATLFSLQILYMFKDKRIMDRLDKNRIMSFVSQCQTEDGSFKSCLGRDGIAFGDSDLRHCMIACTIRRILSGCETTTFQDDINVEKLKDHIMQCLNYNGGLGGSPNEESHAGLTFCGLASLKLLGAELNPNEWRNTIRWLCHRQIQSQSGDDNNGGFNGRENKSADTCYSFWVIGSLKLFNMEHLIDQKQIKQYLITVTQNKFMGGFTKTSEVKISDPLHSSLALCTLSILGFPGLAQLDLVTMTPL from the coding sequence ATGTCTCTGGATGCTTCCAAACACGTCAAGTACTTTCAACTATGCCTTGATATGTTGCCTTCAAGGTTTGAGGAGGAGGACTCAAATAAGCTGGCAATAGTGTACTTTTCTCTGTTGGGGTTGTTGTTATTACGAGACAAACAATCTGAAGACATCGTTAATATCAATCgagaagagaagattgaATGGATTTATAAGCATTATCTGCCTGATAAATCAGGTTTTAGAGGAAGTCTTCTGTATGATCTACAGTTGAATCAGCCAAAGGACAGCACCAATAGTAATGAATATGATGTGCCTAATATGGCCGCAACGTTGTTTagtcttcaaattctttacatgttcaaagataaaaGAATCATGGACAGACTGGATAAAAATAGGATAATGAGTTTCGTCTCCCAATGTCAAACTGAAGATGGGTCGTTTAAATCTTGTTTAGGCCGAGACGGAATTGCATTTGGTGATTCGGATCTTAGGCATTGTATGATAGCTTGCACGATACGGAGGATTTTATCTGGTTGTGAAACTACAACTTTTCAGGACGATATTAATGtagaaaagttgaaagatcATATAATGCAATGTCTGAACTACAATGGAGGACTTGGAGGTTCGCCTAACGAAGAAAGCCATGCAGGTCTGACATTTTGTGGATTGGCATCGCTCAAACTACTTGGTGCAGAGTTAAATCCGAACGAATGGAGAAATACCATCAGATGGCTTTGTCACAGGCAGATACAATCCCAGTCCGGTGACGATAACAACGGTGGCTTTAATGGTAGAGAAAACAAATCCGCTGATACATGCTATTCTTTCTGGGTAATTGGATCGCTGAAATTATTCAATATGGAGCATCTAATCGaccaaaaacaaatcaAGCAATACCTAATCACAGTGACTCAAAATAAATTTATGGGCGGATTTACTAAGACCAGTGAGGTTAAGATATCGGACCCGCTACACAGTTCTTTGGCATTATGCACATTAAGCATTTTAGGGTTCCCAGGTTTGGCTCAGTTGGATCTAGTAACCATGACACCCTTATAA
- a CDS encoding Putative mitochondrial transport protein, with product MSNNSNTSSTHLVAGFVGGLTSSICLQPLDLLKTRVQQTKNATITSELKRISHVTDLWRGTIPSGVRTSVGSALYLTFLNITRTFVAEQKAQTVSMNRSSRLPKLSSSENLITGMFARSVIGFVTMPVTVIKVRYESVSYNYSSMGMAFKDILTREGPRGFFNGFWATTARDAPNAGLYVLFYEHFKSWLPKLIDRGDPSDKSVYSSSKSALINSMSATLSASLSTIITAPFDTIKTCMQLYPQKYPTLWGTGISLVRNEGVSRMFNGLSLRLIRKAGSAGIAWCIYEELIKVASTF from the coding sequence ATGTCCAATAACTCCAATACCTCATCCACGCATCTTGTGGCTGGATTTGTAGGAGGGTTgacttcatcaatttgTCTTCAACCATTAGACTTATTGAAGACGAGGGTTCAACAAACTAAGAATGCCACTATAACCAGtgaattgaagagaataTCTCATGTCACAGATTTATGGAGAGGGACTATACCGTCTGGTGTCAGAACATCAGTAGGAAGTGCTCTTTACCTCacatttttgaatattaCCAGAACTTTTGTTGCCGAACAGAAGGCACAAACTGTTTCTATGAACCGAAGTAGCAGGCTACCAAAACTTTCCTCTAGTGAAAACCTCATTACCGGTATGTTCGCAAGGTCAGTTATAGGATTTGTTACTATGCCAGTCACCGTCATTAAGGTCAGATACGAGTCCGTATCATATAACTACTCCAGCATGGGTATGGCCTTCAAGGATATACTTACGCGGGAGGGTCCTAGAGGGTTCTTCAACGGGTTTTGGGCTACCACAGCAAGAGACGCACCAAATGCTGGGCTCTATGTCCTGTTCTACGAACACTTCAAGTCTTGGTTGCCGAAATTAATAGATCGGGGGGACCCAAGCGATAAGTCTGTatactcttcttccaagtctGCATTAATTAACTCCATGTCGGCCACCCTTTCGGCCTCACTTTCAACTATCATCACTGCTCCATTTGACACAATTAAAACTTGCATGCAGCTCTACCCTCAAAAATACCCAACATTATGGGGAACAGGTATTTCGTTAGTGAGAAATGAAGGTGTTTCAAGAATGTTCAATGGGCTTTCTTTGAGACTAATAAGAAAAGCTGGTTCCGCTGGTATCGCCTGGTGTATCTACGAAGAGCTAATCAAAGTAGCTTCCACTTTTTAA
- a CDS encoding Peroxisomal membrane peroxin that is a central component of the peroxisomal protein import machinery, with product MSSIREEMVTSAVEFLKNPQIADSPLAKKIEFIESKGLNEAEVKEALLRSQGGNGSSSVASQVSSYSPSASQSSVAPSPPPFPDHYRNAPPLPERDWKDYFVMATATAGVSFGLYKVISNYVLPKLLPPSKEAIELDKEAIDREFTRVEALLNTFEEDQKAFYEEQREKSGKIEDTLTEIDAIISKTNEKNLNNEESLKYLKLEIESIKNTLMKNIDSQKSTISSELGSIEAQLDELKKLIVAKPEDEPIRAAPQPSLTTGANSLTSESSGRSSIPHSQSVPIRTQLTTPPSDSDTSGPAKLHIPPATSIPSLKDILRKEKNRTVDTFSKSNLGKDLESVAQSDPDKVEKYEGRRDLKSLERPEEDEKKEDDVEDGGDKDKLASSLESVKLPPSSEQVQAPAPKERTSSSSSRSGIPAWQLAAQS from the coding sequence ATGTCCAGTATACGTGAAGAAATGGTGACTTCGGCAGTGGAGTTTCTAAAGAACCCACAGATTGCCGATTCGCCTCTTGCAAAAAAGATCGAATTCATTGAAAGCAAAGGCTTGAATGAAGCCGAGGTTAAGGAGGCATTGCTGAGATCACAGGGTGGTAATGGTTCGTCCTCAGTTGCCTCCCAAGTGTCATCGTATTCTCCCTCAGCATCTCAGTCTAGTGTAGCGCCATCTCCTCCTCCTTTTCCTGATCATTATAGAAATGCCCCGCCATTGCCCGAAAGAGACTGGAAAGATTATTTTGTAATGGCTACAGCTACTGCCGGTGTTTCGTTTGGGCTTTATAAAGTCATCAGCAACTACGTTTTACCAAAACTTCTGCCCCCTTCGAAGGAAGCTATTGAGTTGGATAAAGAAGCTATTGATCGTGAATTTACTCGCGTGGAAGCTCTGCTCAACacgtttgaagaagaccaaaaaGCGTTTTATGAGGAACAAAGAGAGAAGAGCGGCAAGATTGAAGATACTCTGACTGAAATTGATGCAATAATTTCCAAAACTAACGAGAAGAATTTAAATAACGAGGAATCCTTGAAGTATTTAAAGCTGGAGATTGAGAGCATAAAGAATACGTTGATGAAAAACATTGATTCGCAAAAGTCTACCATTTCCAGTGAACTTGGTAGTATTGAAGCCCAATTAGATGAATTAAAGAAACTCATTGTAGCGAAACCTGAAGATGAACCCATCCGAGCAGCTCCCCAGCCGTCATTAACAACCGGCGCTAATAGCTTAACCTCCGAAAGCTCTGGTAGGTCTTCAATTCCTCACAGCCAGTCTGTACCAATAAGGACACAACTCACAACTCCTCCATCGGACTCTGACACATCTGGTCCTGCCAAATTGCACATTCCGCCAGCAACATCGATCCCATCATTAAAGGACAttttgagaaaagaaaagaatagaACCGTCGatactttttcaaagagtaATCTAGGTAAGGACCTGGAAAGCGTGGCTCAGTCCGATCCAGATAAAGTTGAGAAGTACGAAGGCCGCAGAGATCTTAAAAGTTTGGAGCGTCCCGAGGAGGACGAGAAAAAGGAGGACGACGTTGAAGATGGAGGGGATAAGGACAAACTGGCTTCTTCCCTGGAGTCCGTCAAGCTTCCTCCAAGCTCCGAGCAGGTACAAGCACCAGCTCCAAAAGAGAGGACATCGAGTAGTTCTTCTAGAAGCGGTATACCAGCTTGGCAGTTGGCAGCTCAAAGCTGA
- a CDS encoding Homoaconitase, catalyzes the conversion of homocitrate to homoisocitrate, which is a step in the lys, with protein MNQLNIRGLAQRSRAKLFSRSFASTAISRGQNLTEKIVQKYAVGLPEGKFVHSGDYVTIKPAHVMSHDNSWPVALKFKGLGASKVFDNRQIVNTLDHDVQNKSEKNLEKYENIKNFAKEQGIDFYPAGRGIGHQIMIEEGYAFPLNVTVASDSHSNTYGGIGALGTPVVRTDAASIWATGQTWWQVPPVAKVELKGKLPKGVTGKDVIVSLCGLFNNDEVLNHAIEFVGEEIENLPVDYRLTIANMTTEWGALSGLFPVDDTLIRWYTNRMIKLGPGHPRINEETLSDLITNKMDADPDAYYAKTLTVDLSTMSPYISGPNSVKISNSLEDLSNKNMKINKAYLVSCTNSRLSDIRAAADVIKGKKVAPGVEFYIAAASSEVQKEAESDGSWNSLIDAGAITLPAGCGPCIGLGTGLLEEGEVGISATNRNFKGRMGSKDALAFLASPEVVAASAVMGKIAGPEEVEGNPVKRVRDLKKSIIIHEPEQSESAGGAVEVLAGFPESIEGELILCDADNINTDGIYPGKYTYQDDVSREKMAEVCMENYDPEFGSKTKPGDIIVSGYNFGTGSSREQAATAILARDMKLIVAGSFGNIFSRNSINNALLTLEIPKLINMLREKYSSNEEKELTRRTGWFLKWDVKAATVTVTDGKSGEVVLKQKVGELGTNLQDIIIKGGLEGWVKAKLAETST; from the coding sequence ATGAACCAACTGAATATCAGAGGTTTGGCCCAGAGAAGTAGAGCCAAGTTGTTCAGCCGATCATTTGCTTCAACTGCAATTTCTCGAGGTCAAAATTTGactgaaaaaattgttcaaaagtaCGCCGTGGGACTTCCTGAAGGTAAATTTGTCCATAGTGGAGACTATGTGACAATCAAGCCTGCACATGTGATGTCCCACGATAATTCATGGCCTGTTGCTCTGAAATTCAAGGGTCTGGGTGCATCAAAGGTGTTCGACAACCGTCAGATCGTTAACACCTTGGATCATGATGTGCAAAacaaatctgaaaaaaatttggaaaaatacGAGAACATCAAGAACTTTGCCAAGGAACAAGGAATTGATTTCTATCCAGCTGGGAGAGGTATCGGGCACCAGATCATGATCGAAGAAGGTTACGCTTTCCCTCTAAACGTAACTGTTGCATCAGACTCGCATTCGAATACCTATGGTGGTATTGGGGCTCTTGGAACTCCTGTTGTTCGGACGGATGCCGCTTCTATCTGGGCTACAGGTCAGACGTGGTGGCAGGTTCCTCCCGTTGCCAAAGTGGAGCTCAAGGGAAAGCTTCCCAAAGGTGTCACTGGGAAAGATGTCATTGTGTCTCTTTGTGGATTATTCAACAATGATGAGGTCTTGAACCACGCTATTGAATTCGttggagaagaaattgaaaatcttCCAGTTGACTATAGACTCACCATTGCCAATATGACCACCGAATGGGGTGCTCTCTCTGGTCTTTTCCCTGTTGATGACACTCTGATCAGATGGTACACGAATAGAATGATCAAGTTAGGGCCTGGCCATCCCCGTATCAATGAAGAGACTTTGTCCGATTTGATTACCAACAAGATGGATGCTGACCCCGATGCTTACTACGCCAAAACCTTAACAGTAGACCTCTCCACCATGTCTCCGTACATATCCGGACCAAACTCTGTAAAGATTTCTAATTCTCTGGAGGATCTGTCCAACAAGAACATGAAGATAAACAAGGCCTATTTGGTCTCATGTACCAATTCCAGACTGTCCGACATAAGGGCTGCTGCTGATGTTATCAAGGGTAAGAAAGTTGCTCCTGGTGTCGAGTTTTACATTGCAGCCGCCTCCAGTGAAGTTCAGAAAGAGGCTGAATCTGATGGTTCGTGGAATTCATTGATCGATGCCGGTGCTATTACTTTACCGGCAGGTTGTGGTCCCTGTATTGGTCTAGGAACTGGTTTGTTGGAAGAAGGCGAAGTTGGTATTTCCGCTACCaacagaaacttcaaaggtAGAATGGGGTCAAAGGATGCGCTCGCATTCTTGGCTTCCCCAGAAGTTGTTGCAGCATCTGCAGTGATGGGTAAGATTGCTGGAccagaagaagttgagGGAAACCCAGTAAAACGTGTCAGAGACCTTAAAAAGAGCATAATTATTCACGAACCTGAACAATCGGAATCTGCAGGAGGAGCTGTGGAAGTTCTTGCTGGTTTCCCCGAGTCGATTGAAGGTGAGCTAATTCTCTGTGATGCTGATAACATCAATACTGACGGTATCTATCCAGGAAAATACACTTACCAGGACGATGTTTCTCGTGAAAAAATGGCCGAAGTCTGTATGGAGAATTACGACCCAGAATTCGGAAGCAAAACCAAACCGGGCGATATTATTGTGTCAGGTTATAACTTTGGAACAGGGTCTTCAAGAGAGCAAGCGGCTACCGCAATCTTAGCCAGAGACATGAAGTTGATTGTGGCAGGTTCCTTTGGTAATAttttttccagaaattCCATTAACAACGCCTTACTGACTCTTGAGATCCCTAAGTTAATCAACATGCTAAGAGAAAAGTATTCCAGTAACGAGGAGAAGGAATTGACCCGAAGAACTGGATGGTTCCTCAAATGGGATGTCAAAGCCGCTACCGTGACTGTTACTGACGGCAAGAGTGGAGAAGTTgtcttgaaacaaaaagttggagaatTGGGAACCAATCTGCAAGATATCATTATTAAAGGCGGTCTTGAAGGTTGGGTCAAGGCCAAACTGGCCGAAACCAGTACGTAG
- a CDS encoding Nuclear protein related to mammalian high mobility group (HMG) proteins: protein MSKKEKSASKEETEDNYDKKLPALLPFAKPLASKKLNKKVLKTVKKASKAKHVRRGVKEVVKSLRKGEKGLVIIAGDISPPDVISHIPVLCEDSNVPYLFLPSKEDLGSAGATKRPTSCVMIVPNANKSKKGESKTAEEYKDSFDEVVKEVGSL, encoded by the coding sequence ATGtcaaaaaaagagaagagcGCCAGTAAGGAGGAAACTGAAGACAACTACGACAAGAAGTTGCCTGCACTTTTGCCTTTTGCTAAACCTTTAGCCTCTAAAAAGCTTAACAAAAAGGTTCTCAAAACTGTCAAGAAGGCTTCCAAAGCCAAGCATGTGAGAAGAGGTGTTAAAGAGGTCGTGAAATCCTTAAGAAAGGGAGAGAAAGGGTTAGTGATCATTGCAGGTGACATTTCACCACCAGATGTTATTTCTCATATTCCAGTTTTATGTGAGGATAGTAACGTTCCATATTTGTTCTTACCTTCTAAGGAGGATCTGGGATCTGCTGGAGCTACCAAGCGCCCAACTTCTTGTGTCATGATCGTTCCAAATGCTAACAAGAGCAAGAAGGGAGAAAGCAAAACAGCCGAAGAGTACAAAGATTCTTTCGACGAGGTAGTCAAGGAAGTTGGCTCGTTGTAA